Proteins encoded by one window of Halomonas sp. SH5A2:
- a CDS encoding tyrosine-type recombinase/integrase, giving the protein MNEVEFYAEQHKTLHAVQAGTIDSNVVITGMRLEDGSYHVLSRYDDDVWVLPDSLFSAAMTDSLKKINFLNAPVVFRETLRACTARYILSGIEGRNKPRGATIRSFFVCVVLFLHWLHDRRVARLSDLNPLIGQQYVEFCKGLESRERKLVSGATLFNRFLAVEKLHILSQQSGDAMRHPWPDMSAKHLAGLTGKNNPVYQEAKTEIIPDDILGPLFQSAVEWLERIDEVISLRAQVEGLKAEGRSARFIQLRVQKIGWTLNGIRKAEQHLQTACMCIILITSGIRVSELCSLENQCAFKKLDENGEPFHWMRGTSYKTGVGSCEWLVSKITHRALTVAEKLVRPLQAKLEQRIFGLRTDNPRDTEIVRLGEHTHRLFLGVTTAQGNRIVTLSSTSILTRLKAFARQCGLDWGFTPHQFRRTFAVYAAHSALGDLRYLRDHFKHWSLDMTILYAMSRLQDAELYDSVGLAALTIKTELLEHWLEPDAILVGGAAETIRAFRTKSEGLATKIDRAEMAKTISPIVHLRATGVAWCTADTGGCNGGQGIEKTRCADCSNAVIDESRKSVWQGIYAQQLELRELSDIGPGGTERVERDIKRCAMVLKNFGATEEDLADVET; this is encoded by the coding sequence GTGAACGAAGTCGAATTCTATGCAGAACAACACAAAACCCTACATGCCGTCCAGGCAGGAACGATTGACTCAAATGTCGTCATCACCGGCATGCGTCTGGAAGACGGCTCCTACCATGTTCTAAGTAGATATGACGATGATGTCTGGGTTCTACCCGATAGCCTTTTTTCAGCGGCAATGACTGATAGCCTTAAGAAAATTAATTTTCTAAATGCACCTGTGGTGTTTAGGGAAACGCTGCGGGCTTGTACAGCCCGCTATATCCTGAGCGGAATTGAAGGCCGGAACAAACCTAGGGGCGCAACCATTCGCAGTTTTTTTGTTTGTGTTGTTCTTTTTCTGCATTGGCTCCATGACCGGCGTGTAGCCCGTTTGAGCGACCTGAACCCCCTGATCGGACAGCAATATGTGGAATTTTGCAAAGGGCTGGAGAGCCGAGAAAGAAAGCTTGTTTCAGGTGCAACGCTCTTTAATCGCTTCCTTGCGGTAGAAAAGCTTCATATTCTCAGTCAGCAGTCCGGTGACGCTATGCGTCACCCTTGGCCAGATATGTCAGCAAAGCATCTGGCAGGTTTGACGGGGAAAAACAATCCTGTTTATCAAGAGGCTAAAACAGAAATCATCCCGGATGACATCTTGGGGCCACTGTTTCAGTCGGCAGTTGAATGGCTAGAACGGATCGATGAAGTCATCAGTCTCCGTGCTCAGGTGGAAGGTTTGAAGGCAGAGGGGCGGAGTGCAAGGTTTATCCAACTGCGAGTGCAAAAAATTGGCTGGACATTAAACGGGATACGCAAAGCGGAGCAACACCTGCAAACGGCTTGCATGTGTATCATCTTGATCACGAGCGGTATCCGTGTGTCTGAACTGTGCTCACTGGAAAATCAGTGCGCGTTCAAAAAGCTGGATGAAAATGGAGAGCCCTTTCACTGGATGCGGGGTACTTCGTACAAGACGGGCGTGGGATCCTGTGAGTGGCTGGTGTCTAAGATTACGCACCGCGCCCTCACGGTGGCCGAGAAGCTGGTGCGACCGCTACAAGCTAAACTCGAGCAACGTATTTTCGGCCTGCGAACCGATAATCCGAGAGATACCGAAATTGTGCGGCTGGGGGAACATACCCATCGGCTGTTCCTCGGAGTCACTACGGCACAAGGTAACCGGATTGTAACGCTTTCAAGCACTTCTATCCTTACCCGCTTAAAAGCGTTTGCTAGACAGTGTGGACTTGACTGGGGCTTTACACCGCATCAGTTCCGGCGCACCTTTGCGGTCTACGCGGCTCACAGTGCCCTTGGTGACTTACGCTACCTCAGGGATCATTTCAAGCACTGGTCACTGGACATGACTATTCTTTACGCCATGTCCCGGCTCCAAGATGCAGAACTTTACGACAGCGTTGGCTTGGCCGCACTGACCATTAAGACCGAACTTTTGGAGCACTGGCTGGAGCCCGATGCCATTTTGGTAGGTGGTGCTGCTGAGACAATTCGGGCGTTCCGCACAAAAAGTGAGGGGTTAGCCACCAAGATTGATCGTGCTGAAATGGCCAAAACGATTAGTCCCATAGTTCATCTGCGGGCTACTGGCGTTGCGTGGTGTACCGCCGACACAGGGGGCTGTAACGGTGGACAGGGCATCGAGAAAACACGTTGTGCTGACTGTAGTAATGCGGTCATCGATGAATCACGCAAGTCTGTATGGCAGGGTATTTATGCCCAGCAGCTGGAACTGCGAGAGCTCTCAGACATTGGACCTGGAGGAACCGAGCGGGTCGAACGTGATATTAAACGTTGCGCGATGGTCCTAAAGAATTTTGGAGCAACTGAAGAGGATCTGGCTGATGTCGAAACCTGA
- a CDS encoding TetR/AcrR family transcriptional regulator, producing the protein MSKPEVTSQTSTRGELTAKAIRQAIVRIEKGRPKVVKPGRKLSIQSVAEEAGVSRATIHNNYPNLAERIREAGNKVARVQRDEKNTELKELRAKYRELRQEYVHARELNQDMASEMASLVAENQRLRAIVENEKVVGFPSKKGNSNNVRY; encoded by the coding sequence ATGTCGAAACCTGAAGTCACATCACAAACCTCTACGCGGGGCGAATTGACCGCAAAGGCCATACGACAGGCTATTGTGCGGATAGAGAAAGGTCGGCCAAAGGTGGTCAAGCCGGGCCGCAAACTCAGTATCCAATCGGTTGCAGAGGAAGCCGGGGTGAGCAGAGCAACCATTCACAACAATTACCCCAATCTTGCAGAGCGTATACGCGAAGCTGGAAATAAGGTTGCCAGAGTACAACGAGATGAGAAAAATACCGAGCTCAAAGAGCTGAGAGCCAAGTACAGAGAACTTAGACAGGAGTATGTTCATGCCCGAGAACTCAATCAAGACATGGCTTCTGAAATGGCTTCTCTGGTCGCGGAAAACCAGCGTCTACGAGCCATTGTGGAGAATGAGAAAGTGGTCGGTTTCCCTTCGAAAAAAGGTAACAGTAATAACGTTCGTTACTGA